TTGATCGCGGCCAATCCGTACTATGCCAGTGTCACCATCCCTGGCGGCATGTACGCCAACAATCCGGACGACACGGCCACCTATGGCGTGCTGGCGACCATGGTGGCGTCTGAAAAGACCTCGCCGGAGGTCGTCTACCAACTGGTCAAGTCCGTCTTCGAAAACTTCGATGAGTTCAAGAAATTACACCCGGCCTTTGCCAACCTGGACCCGCAGCTGATGGTCAAGGATGGTCTGACCGCCCCCATGCACGAGGGCGCAGTCAAATACTATAAGGAAAAGGGCTGGATGTAAGCCTGTTTGAACCATGGGGCTGACCAGAGGGTTGGCCGTTCATGGTGCGGCGGCGGTACACCGCCGCATTTTTTATTTTGCACACAGGAGCTTGCCCTTGAGCGCGAAGAAGTCACCCGGCACCGATTTTCATCTCACTGACGAACAACTTAAACAATTAGTCGCGGATTCCGATACCGGCGGGCGGGCGCCTCAGGGGCTGGTTGCCCGCCTGATCATGCTGACCGCCTTGGCGTGGTCCCTGTTCCAGTTGTGGATTGCTTCCCCCCTGCCGTTCGAGCTTGGGGTGTTCGTGCTCAATACCACCGAGTCCCGAGCCATCCATCTGGCGTTTGCCGTGTTCCTGGGCTTTGTGTTGTTTCCCGCTTTCAAGCGATCCCCGCGCGCGTATGTTCCATTGCTGGATTGGGTGTTTGCCGTAGTGGGCGCTTTTTGCGCGGCTTATCTGTACCTGTTCTACGATCAGTTGTCCCATCGCCCTGGTCTGCCAACCACTCAAGATCTGGTGGTGGCCGTCGTCGGTCTGGCCATGTTGCTGGAGGCGACTCGCCGTGCCCTGGGCATGCCGTTGGTGGCCTTGGCCGTGGTATTCATCGGCTATATTTTTTTGGGCCCTTACATGCCCGACATGATTGCCCACAAGGCCGTGTCGCTCAGTAAGGGCATGTCGCATTTGTGGCTCACCACCGAAGGCGTCTATGGCGTGGCGCTGGGGGTGTCGGCCAGCTTCATCTTCTTGTTCGTGTTGTTTGGCGCTCTGCTGGAAACTGCCGGGGCCGGCAATTATTTCATCCAGTCCGCAATTTCCTTGCTGGGGGGGCTGCGTGGCGGCCCGGCCAAGGCCGCCGTGCTGGCCTCGGCGGCGACCGGAGTGATTTCAGGTTCGTCCATTGCCAATGTCGTCACGACAGGCACGTTCACGATTCCCTTGATGAAACGGGTGGGTTACCGCCCCGACAAGGCTGCAGCCGTCGAGGCGGCGGCGTCGGTGGATGGCCAGATCATGCCGCCCGTGATGGGGGCGGCGGCTTTCCTGATGGTTGAATATGTGGGGATACCCTATTCCCAGGTGGTCACCCATGCGATCTTGCCTGCCCTGATTTCTTATATCGCGTTGTTTTACATTGTGCATCTGGAGGCCGTGAAGTCGGATATTCGCGGCATCTCGCGCGAACACGCTATGCCTTGGAAATATCGTCTGATTTCCACAGGGATGACGGTCAGCGGGGTGATCATCCTGGCGGCGGTCGTGTATTACGGCTTTGGCTGGATCAAGACCGTGACGGGGGATGCTTCGTTCTATGTGGCCGGCGGCCTGCTGGTACTGGTGTACCTGGGGCTGCTGAAGTTCGGCACCCGCTATCCGGCCCTGAAAACAGATGATCCCAGCACGCCGCTGGAAACCTTGCCGGATATCGGCCCGACCCTGAAGTCCGGACTGTATTTCCTGTTGCCTGTGGTGGTGCTGATCTGGAACCTGATGGTAGAACAGCTTTCGCCCGCCACCTCGGCCTTTTGGGCCACCATGTTCCTGGTTTTCATTCTGTTGACCCAGCGTCCCCTGGTAGCCTGGTTTCGCCAGCGTGAGACGCACGCCGGGTTATGGCGTCAGGGGGCGTGCGATCTGCTCAATGGCCTGGTGACCGGCGCGCGCAATATGATTTCCATTGGCCTGGCGACGGCGGCAGCCGGCATTATCGTTGGCACCGTGACCCTGACCGGGGTGGGCCTGGTGATGACAGAGTTTGTCGAGATGATTTCGGGCGGCAATCTGTTCGTCATGCTGGGCATGGTGGCGGTTATCTGTCTGATTCTGGGCATGGGGCTACCCACCACCGCCAACTATATTGTGGTGTCTACGCTGATGGCGCCGGTGGTGGTCGAGCTTGGCGCACAGAATGGCTTGTTGGTGCCGCTGATCGCCGTGCATCTGTTCGTGTTCTATTTTGGTTTGATGGCCGATGTGACCCCGCCGGTAGGGTTGGCCTCGTATGCGGCGGCGGGCATTGCCCGCACCGACCCCATCAAGACCGGGGTAACGGCATTTGGTTACAGCATCCGCACGGCGGTGCTGCCGTTCATGTTTATTTTCAATACCCAGCTGCTGCTGATCGACATTGGCAGTCCTCTGCACCTGTTTATCACGGTCAGCGCGGCGATCCTGGCCAATCTGGTATTTGTGGCGGCCACCCAGGGCTGGTTTCTGGACCGCAATCGCTGGTATGAATGCGTCTTGCTGCTGGTGATTGCGTTTTCCTTGTTCCGGCCTGGATTCTGGATGGATCGGATCGTGCCCGAATATGCGCTGCAACCGGCGGACCAGGTCATGAGCCATGTCGAAGCCGCTGGTCCTGGTCAGGCGCTGCGCTTATGGGTTCATGGCGAAAACCTATATGGCAAGGAAATTTCCAAGGGTGTGCTGTTGGCCCTGGGCGAGGGCGATACTGCCCGCGACCGTCTGCAGTCGGCTGGCCTGCGGATCTTGTCCAATGGCGATACCTTGAGCATTATCGCGGTGCGCTTTGGCAGCCCGGCGGCCAAGCTGGGCATTGAACAGGGTTATGACATTACCGGGATCGAGGTGCCCACCAATCGGCCTTCCAAGGAATGGATGCTGTTGCCGCCCCTGGCTGTGCTGGGGTTGTTGATGTGGGGGCAGCAGCGTCGACGTCGACGGGCTTGAGCATCGCCGAAAGCCTTGAAAAATCAGTCTCCGGCCTTCAGCGCCACTTGAACCAACCGGGCCCCCAGTGGCCCGGTCAGCACGTCGGCTGCGACGCTGATCAGATACCCGCGTCGTCCGCCATTCAGGTAGACCGTTTCATAGTCCAGCAGGGTTTGCTCCACCCAGACCGGCATGCGCTTGCGGGTGGCAAAGGGGGATGTTCCGCCTACCTGATAGCCGGAATTGCGCTGGGCGTCGTCCGGTGTGCAGGGAGTGATTTTCTTGGCCCCGGTCTGGCGCGCCAGGTTTTTGGTGGAGACTTCGCAGTCGCCGTGCATCAGCACCACCAGGGGGCGACCCTGCTCGTCTTCCATGATCAGGGTCTTGGCGACCTGGTGCAGCGCTACGCCCAACTGCTGGGCTGCCTCGCGGGCGCCGCCGTGGTCCACATAGTCATAGGGGTGTTCGCCGAACGGGATTTTCTGCTGCCGCAGCCAGTGGGTGGCGGGGGTTTCCGAGGTATGTTTGGTTTTGCTCATGGTCAGGCTCGGGGGTGATGTTGTTGATACAGTGTTTTCAGGCGTTCGCGGGCCACATGGGTATAAATCTGCGTCGTCGAGATATCCGCATGCCCCAACAATAGCTGCACCACCCGCAAGTCTGCGCCGTGGTTCAGTAAATGGGTGGCGAAGGCATGGCGCAGTACATGGGGGGACAGCGGCACGCGGATGTCGGCTTGTTCAGCGTATTTTCGGATCAGCAGCCAGAATGCCTGGCGCGTCATGGCGGCAGCCCGGATAGTGACAAACAAGGCATCGGATATCCGGGCGTTCAGCAGGGTGGGGCGGCTTTCGCGTAGATAGCCTTCGATCCAGTACAGGGCCTCGTCGCCCAGTGGCACCAGGCGGTCTTTGGCGCCCTTGCCCATGACGACGCGCACAATGCCGTCGCTCAGGCTGACGTCCTGTATGCCCAGATTGACCAGCTCGCTGACGCGCAGGCCCGTGGCGTACAAGGTTTCCAGCATGGCGCGGTCGCGCAGGCCCAAGGTGCTGTCGACATCGGGTGCGTTCAGCAGTTTGTCCACTTGGGATTCTGACAGGGTCTTGGGGAAGCGGGCCGGTTGCTTGGCGCTGTGCAGCCCCAGGCATGGATCATCGTGGCACAGGCCTCGGCGTATGGCCCATAGGTAATAGCGCCGCAGGGCCGCCAAGCGCCGGTTGGCGGTGCTGGCCTTGGTTTGTTGGTACTGGGTGGTCATCCAGCCCTGGATATGTGCCTGCTGGGCGGATTCCGGCGCCAGATGGTGGGTCAGATCCAGCCAATGCCCGAAAGCCGTCAGATCGCGCCGGTAGGCGGACAGGGTGTTGTCCGACAGGCCATCTTCCAGCCATAGGGCATCCAGAAAGGCATCGACGGTCGGGAAGGCTGAGGGCTGGCTGGGCATGTTTTCCAAGAATCACGTCAAATCCCCGCTAATCAGCAGGAACTCTGCCTCATTCTACCTGTCGCGCTACGGGCTGTTGATTCAGGCCTGATCCATGCGAGGCCTTGGATAAGCCTTTGACGATCGGAGTCAGGGCGTGATACTGTGATATCGAAATATACCTATATATATTACGATTATGCCTTGTCTGAAAAATGGCTCGTCTCAAGGAGATTTGAAGATGCTGTTTCGCCGTTTGATTGTTGCCTGCGCTTTGTCCTGCGCCCTGGCGCCCGCCATGGCGGGCGAGATCCTGGTGTCTGGCGCAGCCAGCCTGACCAATGCGTTCAAGGATCTGGCCGCCCAGTACCAGGCCGCACATCCCGATACGCAGGTGCTGACGACGTTCGGCGCTTCCGATGTCGTGCTGCGCCAGATCATCGAGGGCGCCCCGGCGGATGTGTTTGCCTCGGCGGACCAAAAAGCCATGGATAAGGCCGTGGCTGCCAAGGCCGTCGATCCGGCTTCCCGGGTCGACTTTGTGCGCAATGAGGTTGTGCTGGTGGTGCCGGTGGATAACCCCGGCAATATCCAATCCCTGAAAGATCTGTCGGGTGCCAAGGTGCAGCGTATTGCGCTGGGTAATCCGGATTCCGTGCCGGTGGGACGTTACACCCGGGAAGCCTTGCAGCAGGCGGGGGCCTGGGATGATGTCCAGGCGCGCCAGATCTTGGGCCAGAACGTGCGCCAGGTACTGAGCTATGTCGAGCGCGGCGAGGTGGATGCCGGTTTTGTGTTTGCGACGGATGCGGCCATCATGAAGGATAAAGTGAAGCTGATACAGACCGTTGATACCCCAACCCCGGTGGTGTACCCGATTGCCTTGGTGCAGCGCGATGGCCGCGCCCGGGAGGCCGCTGCATTTTTGGATTATGTGGTGTCACCCGCAGGCCAGGCGATCTTGGCACAATACGGGTTTGCCAAACCTTGATCTGACTGCGCGTGCCTGAACTCTGGATTCCCCTGCTCTTGTCGCTGAAGGTCGCTGGCTGGGCCACACTGCTGGCGACGGTGGGGGGCATTGCCACGGCCTATGGGCTGTCGCGCTGGCCGTCGCGCTGGTGTGATGTGGTTGATGCTTTTCTGACCCTGCCCATGGTGCTGCCCCCCACGGTCACGGGCTACTACCTGTTGGTGGTGTTCGGGCGGCGCGGCTGGTTGGGCGCCTGGCTGCAGTCGCACGGTATCGAGCTGGTATTTACCTGGCAGGGGGCGGTGCTGGCGGCGTCGGTCGTGGCCTACCCCATGGTGCTGAAGGCCGCACGTGCGGCGTTTCTGGATGTGGATCAGCGGCTGGAACAGGCGGCGGCGGTATTGGGCGTGTCGCCTGCGGCGGTGTTTTTCCGAGTCAGCCTGCCGCTGGCCGCGCGCGGTATCTTGGCCGGGGTGCTGTTGGCATTTGCCCGCGCTCTGGGCGAATTCGGTGCCACGCTGATGGTGGCCGGGAATATTCCCGGCAAGACCCAGACCCTGTCGATTGCCATCTACGAGGCCGTGCAGGCTGGCAATGACGACACCGCCAATATTCTGGTGCTGGTCACCTCGGCCACCTGTGTCGTGGTCTTGTGCCTGGCGGCCTGGCTGATGCCGGGTGGGCGCCATACTCGAAGGCGGTCCGCATGAGTCTGGATATCGATTTTTCCTGCCGGGTAGGGGGAGCGGAGGGCTTTCTCTTGCAGCCCGCCTGGCATACAGACGCGCGCCGGGTGGCGCTGTTTGGGCCGTCCGGGTCTGGCAAGACACTGACGATGCAGGCCATTGCGGGTTTGCTGCGTCCCGATCAGGGGCGCATCGTCGTGGACGGCCGTGTGCTGTTCGATTCGGCGGGCGGGGTGGATATTCCACCGCGTCACCGGCGCCTGGCTTATTTATTTCAGGATTACGCCCTGTTTCCGCATTTGACCGTGCGCCAGAACATTGTCTTTGGCTTGCAGCGCGGCTGGTTGAACTGGCATGCCTGGCCCTGGCAGCGCAAGGCGGCAAAGGCGGCGGATACAGGAGCCTTGGGCAATGAGATGGCCATCTCCGGGCAAGGACGCGATGCCTTGCCCACTCCGGCCCGTCGCTGGGTACAGGCTTTCCATCTTGGTGAGCTGCTGGATCGCTATCCCGTCACCCTGTCGGGCGGACAGCGCCAGCGGGTCGCCCTGGCGCGCGCCCTGTCCACAGATCCGGGCCTGTTGTTGCTGGATGAACCCCTATCGGCCCTGGATATCGGTCTGCGTACCCAGATGCGTGCCGAATTGGCCCAGTTGCAGCAGGATATCGACATCCCCACCGTCTTGATTACCCATGACCCCGCCGATGTACAGGCCCTGGCCGACGAAGTCTTTCATATTGCGCATGGTCGTGTGCATGCCGTGGACACAAGCATCAATCCAGTGTCCCGATGAGGACATCCGCTGCGGGAAACCAGGCACGGGCGCTAGCCCCGGCGACCAATGCCGGATGATGGCTGCTGGCGTTCAGGATGCCGGTGACTTGTCGCTGAGGACTGACGGACAGGCTGATTTCCTGTAGTCCGTCCCCCGTGACGGAATGCCGCACGCGTCCTTCCCAGCAAGTGTGTTCGGGACTGCTGGCTATGACCGTCTGGGTCGGCATCGTTTCGATGCGTACCGCCTGGGCTTTGATGAAGGCCAGTGCCCGCCGACCTGGCACCAGGCCCAGGCGTTCAGTGCTGGCGTGGGTCAGGGTCGCGGTCAGGCTGTGCGTATCGTCCAGCACGAGGCTCAGGCGGTCGTTGACCGGACCGCTGTCGATTTGCCCGATCACGCCTTCGAAGCGATTGCGCGCCGATGTTTGCAAGGCCATGCTCTGCAAGAGATCCAAGTGCTGCTGACTATCCGGCCCAAAGCGCGACAAGACCTCCATGAAGCGCTGGTGTTCGGCCTGCACGGCTTGGTACCAGGCGACCAGTTGGCGGGCCCGATCCGTCAGCTGTGCGCCGCCGCCACGGACGCCGCCCGTCACGCGTTCCACCAGCAGGTCGCCCGCCAGATTGTTCATCATGTCCACTGCGTCCCAGGCGGCCTTGTAGCTCAAGCCGATCTTGCGGGCGGCTGCACTGATCGATCCCTCGGTGCCGATGGCGGCCAATAAGGCCATGCGCCGTTCGGACCCCCAGGCCTGATCGCCGCTGCGCAGGCTGAGTGTGGCGCTGAATTCTGGGCTGGAATCACTGGCTGTCATAAATTTGGGCCTTATTGATATGGCTTTGCCCTTGCGCTAGCCCGGCGCCTGGATGGTTGGGGCAGGCTTGGGATCAGCGGGCAAGTTGTGTGCAATAAAGACCATTATCCCTGTTATCAGGGGGGTATCGGGGGATGGGCTGTATGTGGTCGTCGATACAATAGAATGGTTTTCTTTTTGGTTTATCGCAGGACCTCAGCTATGAATCAGTCTTTTCCCTTGCAGCGCAGCCACCCCGACGAACTATTGGTGGGGCTTGTTTCCGTGTCGGATCGCGCCTCATCCGGGGTATATCAGGACCAGGGGATTCCTGCCTTGGCCGAGTGGCTGGGCCTGGCGTTGACCCGCCCGGCACAGATCGTGTCGCGCCTGATTCCAGATAGCCGCCCGGGGATTGCCGATGCTTTGCGCGAGCTGGTGGATGTGGCGCGTTGCGATCTGGTGCTGACCACGGGGGGGACTGGTCCGGCCCGTCGGGATGTGACCCCAGAAGCCACGCTGGATGTCGCGACCCGGGAAATGCCGGGTTTTGGCGAACAAATGCGCCAGGTCAGCCTGGCTTTTGTGCCCACGGCGATTTTATCGCGCCAGGTGGCCGTGATCCGTGAAATTGCCGACCACGCCGCGCTGATCATCAATTTGCCTGGTCAACCCAAGGCCATCCGCGAAACCCTGGAGGGCCTGCGCGGCGAAGACGGCAGCGTGCGCGTGCCAGGGGTTTTTGCCGCAGTGCCCTATTGCCTGGACCTGATTGGCGGGCCTTATATCGACACGCACGAGTCCGTCGTCAAGTCCTTCAGGCCGAAATCCGCCCGTCGTTCCTAAGGGGTAACCAGCAGCAATTCCCATTCCGCCTTAAAATCGCTGGAATTCGATTTTTTCCACCATTTTTCTTCTGGAGGTCCAGCCATGGCCCTGGTTTCCATGCGTCAACTCCTGGATCACGCTGCCGAACACGGCTACGGGATCCCTGCCTTCAACGTCAATAATCTGGAACAAGTCCAGGCCATCATGGAGGCCGCCGCCGAGACCGACAGCCCTGTCATCATGCAGGCATCGGCGGGCGCACGCAAATATGCCGGCGAAGGCTTTCTCAAGCTGCTGATCCAGGCTGCCGTCGATACCTATCCGCATATTCCCGTTGTCATGCACCAAGACCACGGCCAATCGCCCGCGATCTGCCAGGGCGCCATCGATCTGGGCTTTTCCAGCGTCATGATGGACGGTTCGCTGATGGCCGACGGCAAGAGCATTGCCTCTTACGAGTACAACCTGGATGTCACCAAGCAGGTCGTGGCCATTGCGCATAAGCTCGGCGTCACCGTCGAGGGCGAACTGGGCTGCCTGGGTTCCTTGGAAACCATGATGGGCGACAAAGAAGATGGTCACGGGGCCGAGGGCACCATGACCCTGGATCAGCTCCTGACCGACCCGGAACAGGCGGCTGACTTCGTCAAACAAACCCAGTTGGATGCCTTGGCCATTGCGGTGGGTACCAGCCACGGTGCCTACAAATTTACCCGCAAGCCCACGGGCGATATTCTGTCGGTGCAGCGCATCAAGGACATCCACGCACGTCTGCCCAATACCCACCTGGTCATGCATGGCAGCTCCAGCGTGCCCCAGGAGCTCCTGGCTGAAATCCGCGAATTCGGCGGCGACATGAAGGAAACCTACGGCGTGCCCGTCGAAGAACTTCAGGAAGCCATTAAGTTCGGCGTGCGCAAGGTCAACATCGATACCGATATTCGTTTGGCCATGACGGGCGCCATTCGCCGCTTCATGGCAGAAAATCCCTCGAAATTCGACCCGCGCGAATACCTCAAGCCAGCCCGCGAAGCCGCTAAGAAAGTCTGCCTGGCGCGCTACGAACAATTCGGCACGGCGGGCAATGCCTCCAAGATCAAGGCCATCCCCTTGTCTGACATGGCTGCTCGTTATGCGGCCGGCGAACTCAAGCAACTGGTGAAATAAACCTGATGAAGGCCTTGCTCCAATCCACTATCCAGTCGTTGCCCCTGCTGGGGCGCGGCAAGGTCCGCGACATGTATGCCGTGGGCGAAGACAAACTGCTGATCGTCGCCACCGACCGGATCTCGGCCTTTGACGTCATTCTGGATGATCCGATCCCCGGTAAGGGCAAGGTCCTGACGGCATTGACCGAATTCTGGCTGCAGCGCCTGGGCCATCTGATGCCCACGCATGTTACCGACATTGCCCCGGAAGACGTCGTGGCACCGGATGAACGCCATCAGGTAACTGGTCGCGCCATGGTCGTCAAGCGCCTGGAACCCGTGTTGGTCGAGGCCGTTGCCCGCGGCTATCTGATCGGGTCCGGCTGGAAGGACTACCAGGCTGGCGGGTCCGTCTGCGGGGTGGTTTTACCGGCAGGGCTGCGCCAGGCGGAAAAACTCCCCGAGCCGATTTTCACTCCCGCTGCCAAGGCCGAATTTGGTCAGCATGACGAAAATGTCGATTTCAATTATGTCGTGGCTCAGGTGGGTGCCGATCTGGCGGCTCAAATCCGCCGTCTGACCCTGGCGCTCTACACCGAGGCCGCTGCCTATGCCAGCCGCCAGGGTATTCTGATCGCTGACACCAAGTTCGAATTTGGTCTGGATGCCCGTGGCACTTTGCATCTGATGGACGAGGTTCTGACACCGGATTCCTCACGTTTCTGGCCTGCTGACGGCTATGCCCTGGGCATCAATCCGCCTTCTTTCGATAAACAGTTCGTGCGTGATTGGCTGGAAACCCAGGATTGGGACAAGACTGCGCCTGCCCCGCGCCTGCCGACCGAGGTCATTGAGCGCACTGCCGAAAAATACCGCGAAGCCCAGGACCGCCTGACCCAAGGGGCCGCCTGATGAATACGGCAGAACCAGCACGGATAGGACAGCGATCCGGTGATGGTCCCGTGGTGGGTATCATCATGGGATCGTCCAGCGACTGGGAAGTCATGCGCCATGCAGTCGGCGTGCTGGATGAGTTCGGCATTGCCTACGAGACGCGTGTCGTATCGGCGCATCGCATGCCGCTGGAAATGGTTGATTACGGTGCCCAGGCGGTGGCCCGTGGCTTGCGTGCCATTATTGCCGGAGCAGGGGGCGCGGCCCACTTGCCCGGCATGATGGCGGCCCTGACGCCGGTGCCGGTTTTCGGTGTTCCTGTGCCGTCGCGCTATCTGCGCGGCGAAGACTCCTTGTTGTCTATTGTGCAGATGCCGCGCGGCGTGCCAGTGGGCACATTTGCCATTGGCGAAGCCGGCGCCGCCAATGCCGCCTTGCATGTGGTGGCCAATCTGGCCATGACCGATCCAGGCCTGCTGCAGCATCTGCAGGCTTATCGGGCGCATCAGACCCAGACGGCCCGGTCCATGACTGTCCCGCCGGAGGCCCTCTGATGACTGCCGTGACAGCTGATAAGGCCCGCCTGCCTGCCGTGCCGGGGGCCTGGTTGGGGGTGCTGGGGGGCGGGCAGTTGGGCCGCATGTTCTGCCAGGCGGCTCAGGCGCTGGGGTATCGCGTGGCCGTGCTGGACCCAGACGAGTCCAGCCCAGCCGGGATGGTGGCTGATCGCCATGTGCAGGCTGCCTATGATGATCCTCAAGCGTTGGATGTTCTGGCCAGCCTGTGTGTGGCGGTCACCACTGAATTCGAAAACGTCCCGGCCGATAGCTTGCGCCGCTTGGCGTTGCACTGCCGCACGACGCCTGCGGGCGATGCCGTGGCCGTGGCCCAGGATCGGGTGGCTGAAAAGGCCTATCTGCAGGCTTCTGGGGTGCCTGTGGCACCCCACGCGGCAGTCCAGCAGGTAGCGGATCTGCGTGATTGTGCTGACGCCTTGTTTCCCGGCATTCTGAAGACTGCGCGCTTGGGTTACGACGGCAAGGGCCAGGTTCGGGTGGCCAATCGCGCCCAGGCGCTCCAGGCCTTTGCCGACCTTGGGGGCGTGGCTTGCGTGCTTGAGGCCTTACAGCCGCTGGATTACGAGATTTCCGTCGTGGTGGTGCGCGGCCTGGATGGCCGCACCGTCAGCTATCCGCCGTCGCGCAATGCCCACCAGAATGGTATTTTGGCGCTCTCGGTCGTGGATGGTTCGGTCCCTGCGGCAGTGGCCGAACAGGCGCGTCGGCATGCCTTGCGCGTGGTCGATCACCTGGATTATCACGGGGTCTTGTGCGTAGAGTTCTTTGTTCTGCAGGACGGCAGCGTCATGGCCAATGAAATGGCCCCGCGTCCGCATAACAGTGGTCATTACACGCAGGACGGTTGTCTGGTCAGCCAATTCGAGCAGCAGGCGCGCGTCATGGCAGGCCTGCCTTTGGGCCTGACCGAAACCTTGTGCCCAACGGCCATGCTCAATGTTCTGGGGGATCTGTGGTTCGATGCCCAGGGCCAGCTGTGCGAGCCCAACTGGGCCGGTGTCCTGGCGGTGCCGGGCACACGTCTGCATCTATACGTGAAATCCCAGGCGCGGCCCGGACGCAAGATGGGGCATATCAATATCGTAGGCAGCACTTCGCCCGAACTCCTCAAGCGCGTGGCCCGGGTGCGCTCGGTACTGGGTTTGCCCAATGCTGGATGATTCTCAAGAGAGGATCATCCAGGCAGCGCATCGCCTGGCCCAGGGGCGCTTGGTGGCGTTTCCGACAGAAACTGTTTATGGCCTGGGGGCCGATGCGGAAAACCCCCAGGCGGTGGCGCGCATCTATGCAGCAAAACAGCGCCCTGCCA
The nucleotide sequence above comes from Castellaniella sp.. Encoded proteins:
- the mog gene encoding molybdopterin adenylyltransferase, whose product is MNQSFPLQRSHPDELLVGLVSVSDRASSGVYQDQGIPALAEWLGLALTRPAQIVSRLIPDSRPGIADALRELVDVARCDLVLTTGGTGPARRDVTPEATLDVATREMPGFGEQMRQVSLAFVPTAILSRQVAVIREIADHAALIINLPGQPKAIRETLEGLRGEDGSVRVPGVFAAVPYCLDLIGGPYIDTHESVVKSFRPKSARRS
- a CDS encoding TRAP transporter permease, which encodes MSAKKSPGTDFHLTDEQLKQLVADSDTGGRAPQGLVARLIMLTALAWSLFQLWIASPLPFELGVFVLNTTESRAIHLAFAVFLGFVLFPAFKRSPRAYVPLLDWVFAVVGAFCAAYLYLFYDQLSHRPGLPTTQDLVVAVVGLAMLLEATRRALGMPLVALAVVFIGYIFLGPYMPDMIAHKAVSLSKGMSHLWLTTEGVYGVALGVSASFIFLFVLFGALLETAGAGNYFIQSAISLLGGLRGGPAKAAVLASAATGVISGSSIANVVTTGTFTIPLMKRVGYRPDKAAAVEAAASVDGQIMPPVMGAAAFLMVEYVGIPYSQVVTHAILPALISYIALFYIVHLEAVKSDIRGISREHAMPWKYRLISTGMTVSGVIILAAVVYYGFGWIKTVTGDASFYVAGGLLVLVYLGLLKFGTRYPALKTDDPSTPLETLPDIGPTLKSGLYFLLPVVVLIWNLMVEQLSPATSAFWATMFLVFILLTQRPLVAWFRQRETHAGLWRQGACDLLNGLVTGARNMISIGLATAAAGIIVGTVTLTGVGLVMTEFVEMISGGNLFVMLGMVAVICLILGMGLPTTANYIVVSTLMAPVVVELGAQNGLLVPLIAVHLFVFYFGLMADVTPPVGLASYAAAGIARTDPIKTGVTAFGYSIRTAVLPFMFIFNTQLLLIDIGSPLHLFITVSAAILANLVFVAATQGWFLDRNRWYECVLLLVIAFSLFRPGFWMDRIVPEYALQPADQVMSHVEAAGPGQALRLWVHGENLYGKEISKGVLLALGEGDTARDRLQSAGLRILSNGDTLSIIAVRFGSPAAKLGIEQGYDITGIEVPTNRPSKEWMLLPPLAVLGLLMWGQQRRRRRA
- the fba gene encoding class II fructose-bisphosphate aldolase (catalyzes the reversible aldol condensation of dihydroxyacetonephosphate and glyceraldehyde 3-phosphate in the Calvin cycle, glycolysis, and/or gluconeogenesis); the protein is MALVSMRQLLDHAAEHGYGIPAFNVNNLEQVQAIMEAAAETDSPVIMQASAGARKYAGEGFLKLLIQAAVDTYPHIPVVMHQDHGQSPAICQGAIDLGFSSVMMDGSLMADGKSIASYEYNLDVTKQVVAIAHKLGVTVEGELGCLGSLETMMGDKEDGHGAEGTMTLDQLLTDPEQAADFVKQTQLDALAIAVGTSHGAYKFTRKPTGDILSVQRIKDIHARLPNTHLVMHGSSSVPQELLAEIREFGGDMKETYGVPVEELQEAIKFGVRKVNIDTDIRLAMTGAIRRFMAENPSKFDPREYLKPAREAAKKVCLARYEQFGTAGNASKIKAIPLSDMAARYAAGELKQLVK
- a CDS encoding aminoacyl-tRNA deacylase, coding for MSKTKHTSETPATHWLRQQKIPFGEHPYDYVDHGGAREAAQQLGVALHQVAKTLIMEDEQGRPLVVLMHGDCEVSTKNLARQTGAKKITPCTPDDAQRNSGYQVGGTSPFATRKRMPVWVEQTLLDYETVYLNGGRRGYLISVAADVLTGPLGARLVQVALKAGD
- a CDS encoding ABC transporter ATP-binding protein yields the protein MSLDIDFSCRVGGAEGFLLQPAWHTDARRVALFGPSGSGKTLTMQAIAGLLRPDQGRIVVDGRVLFDSAGGVDIPPRHRRLAYLFQDYALFPHLTVRQNIVFGLQRGWLNWHAWPWQRKAAKAADTGALGNEMAISGQGRDALPTPARRWVQAFHLGELLDRYPVTLSGGQRQRVALARALSTDPGLLLLDEPLSALDIGLRTQMRAELAQLQQDIDIPTVLITHDPADVQALADEVFHIAHGRVHAVDTSINPVSR
- the modB gene encoding molybdate ABC transporter permease subunit codes for the protein MPELWIPLLLSLKVAGWATLLATVGGIATAYGLSRWPSRWCDVVDAFLTLPMVLPPTVTGYYLLVVFGRRGWLGAWLQSHGIELVFTWQGAVLAASVVAYPMVLKAARAAFLDVDQRLEQAAAVLGVSPAAVFFRVSLPLAARGILAGVLLAFARALGEFGATLMVAGNIPGKTQTLSIAIYEAVQAGNDDTANILVLVTSATCVVVLCLAAWLMPGGRHTRRRSA
- the modA gene encoding molybdate ABC transporter substrate-binding protein; protein product: MLFRRLIVACALSCALAPAMAGEILVSGAASLTNAFKDLAAQYQAAHPDTQVLTTFGASDVVLRQIIEGAPADVFASADQKAMDKAVAAKAVDPASRVDFVRNEVVLVVPVDNPGNIQSLKDLSGAKVQRIALGNPDSVPVGRYTREALQQAGAWDDVQARQILGQNVRQVLSYVERGEVDAGFVFATDAAIMKDKVKLIQTVDTPTPVVYPIALVQRDGRAREAAAFLDYVVSPAGQAILAQYGFAKP
- the xerD gene encoding site-specific tyrosine recombinase XerD encodes the protein MPSQPSAFPTVDAFLDALWLEDGLSDNTLSAYRRDLTAFGHWLDLTHHLAPESAQQAHIQGWMTTQYQQTKASTANRRLAALRRYYLWAIRRGLCHDDPCLGLHSAKQPARFPKTLSESQVDKLLNAPDVDSTLGLRDRAMLETLYATGLRVSELVNLGIQDVSLSDGIVRVVMGKGAKDRLVPLGDEALYWIEGYLRESRPTLLNARISDALFVTIRAAAMTRQAFWLLIRKYAEQADIRVPLSPHVLRHAFATHLLNHGADLRVVQLLLGHADISTTQIYTHVARERLKTLYQQHHPRA
- a CDS encoding TOBE domain-containing protein — encoded protein: MTASDSSPEFSATLSLRSGDQAWGSERRMALLAAIGTEGSISAAARKIGLSYKAAWDAVDMMNNLAGDLLVERVTGGVRGGGAQLTDRARQLVAWYQAVQAEHQRFMEVLSRFGPDSQQHLDLLQSMALQTSARNRFEGVIGQIDSGPVNDRLSLVLDDTHSLTATLTHASTERLGLVPGRRALAFIKAQAVRIETMPTQTVIASSPEHTCWEGRVRHSVTGDGLQEISLSVSPQRQVTGILNASSHHPALVAGASARAWFPAADVLIGTLD